From a region of the Branchiostoma floridae strain S238N-H82 chromosome 13, Bfl_VNyyK, whole genome shotgun sequence genome:
- the LOC118429173 gene encoding uncharacterized protein LOC118429173 — MKSVRLSSQKIFTFKILKLIFLRILPRKKIFHFYIFEKLRRLAFLSYQIRIYSSACGRRNMGLLSVLTDASFGEDKMAAKPDAEPDPIVKPSTSGLETPDSVDEMPENISNVKKKNRDPSMVGVDCETAGITLEVLQKGWKSSEQRSKGLTEMMVAEIEYYRQRYIKLYTYKDVREWLSRLLGPEAYEGVGDSTFQSHIRGFWTRAKKLKSDRKVKGNEEKLQEMRTKKYQPPGHRPERAEPQPSSSGTSAMLQSAKRQKQCLEKELKEKDKEVKQLVLEKFAVEKEVQKMKRKREKEDSQLAKKKRVLLDQEAKMKKKASKLNLKSWKDRVKRRDLKSMQSQEEIAHLVEKCSNLQTKVEKLTKQRESQRVRLQYYKKKKAKMQEELTVLKKNDKARDKEMSALIAQVEDLTTQLEDGEKSIDLREGPHKNSPFKDEVRLTYMKLLSFNVSSRIVTPVVHAVLTTLVGFNTQLEDLPGHTFSQLIREEKNIVSTIHATENLENANLATLHSDGTSRDGKKVVGFQANTAKLRTETLGVPQVPSGESADQLDAFKFILDKMASLTSTPENKVQKSKELLAKFKNTMADGASSQKMFNRLVEAYRAEVLPDVIQNWSELDGPTKEKMATMNHMYCNLHALIGFATYADEALHKLEGVWRKLKGSPLGVESLKEFQDKDGNYSWSHADSATQRLIRTACEAFCPNGNQQAGRILEFQLYLNVRHQMKRDTRMHSFVANRFNILFECAAGVYYHSSHLRTMFEEGYVKAANKLLRAVLADLTCEPLLAGCRALGIIYVHITEPYWRLVERVDVHILDLTKSLQAVLVLFEQWSRDATPLLQPDLPPIFSTPTGPLTPIQDEIFTSLYAETSEEMAYLTKQALELMMSNISVVIKRRFKDQTALANSDDPTLRAQTADMNKSNRRGENDFGYWAYLQKDKPSLGGMAAEGQLMFKFNCTAAWLDALVTEDPVKYKAILRQARRQRAEWHKAYKDRTGALRERQEVKLRDSAEQHEAKLRKNEEALQAQRNLLQKHGGPVSAKTTCSEFLKHIESLPDRTQNNILRKQIQYSKAMNAELAKSHKQLFVLSSNGHPHDTPQLRANLQAIVSSQGFIPDTDPGTEPPPQRPAAPTFSKEDAEDEIDRIKAQFTAKVVQVPDVRETVNAAEKRNDKENETAGLSDEREEERESDGEESGEEEGDSDGEEERESDGEESGEEEGDSDGEESEEVESDDDESEKEVSEHPIAVGSIVVVAYEDDWAVGEVTKLENSEFSVSFMTRTRKELGVHVFYWPDRPTTYPVERKFILTTLTADRLKLKDVSNTRKALIRIEGWEDIQMEYTCYYNRYFARRQPRAAKRQAAKPRAKKSS; from the exons ATGAAATCTGTACGACTTTCCAGTCAAAAAATATTCACCTTCAAAATCTTAAAATTGATTTTTCTCAGGATATTACCCCGCaaaaaaatttttcatttttatatttttgaaaaattgagAAGATTAGCTTTTCTTTCATACCAAATTCGCATATATTCGAGCGCGTGCGGCCGGCGAAATATGGGGCTACTTTCAGTACTAACCGACGCGAGTTTTGGGGaagacaagatggcggcgaaGCCTGACGCCGAGCCTGACCCGATCGTGAAACCGTCGACATCCGGCCTTGAGACACCCGATTCGGTGGATGAAATGCCAG AAAACATCAGCAATGTCAAGAAGAAAAACAGAGATCCATCCATGGTGGGAGTTGACTGTGAAACTGCTGGGATCACACTGGAAGTGTTGCAGAAGGGATGGAAAAGCTCGGAACAAAGAAGTAAAGGCCTCACGGAAATGATGGTCGCTGAAATCGAGTACTATCGCCAAAGGTACATCAAGCTGTATACCTATAAAGACGTCAGAGAGTGGCTTTCAAGACTTCTAGGCCCAGAAGCCTATGAAGGTGTGGGGGACAGCACCTTTCAGTCACACATCAGAGGCTTTTGGACAAGGGCTAAGAAGTTAAAGAGCGACAGAAAGGTGAAAGGTAATGAAGAAAAACTTCAAGAAATGCGAACCAAAAAGTACCAACCACCTGGACACAGACCAGAACGCGCAGAGCCACAGCCATCATCTTCCGGAACATCAGCAATGTTGCAGTCAgcaaaacgtcaaaaacaatGTCTGGAAAAGGAACTCAAAGAAAAGGACAAGGAAGTGAAGCAGCTGGTGCTTGAAAAGTTTGCAGTGGAGAAAGAGgtacagaaaatgaaaagaaaaagagaaaaggaGGACAGTCAGCTGGCAAAAAAGAAGCGTGTATTGCTTGACCAAGaagcaaaaatgaaaaagaaagcgTCAAAACTCAACCTGAAAAGCTGGAAGGACAGAGTGAAGAGGAGAGATCTGAAAAGTATGCAGTCCCAAGAAGAAATTGCACACCTTGTCGAGAAGTGTTCCAACCTACAAACCAAAGTAGAGAAACTGACaaaacaaagagaaagccagcGAGTCAGGCTCCAGTACTACAAAAAGAAGAAGGCCAAGATGCAGGAAGAACTGACAGTACTTAAAAAGAATGATAAAGCTAGGGACAAAGAAATGTCGGCGCTTATTGCTCAGGTTGAGGACTTGACAACACAGCTCGAAGATGGAGAAAAGAGCATAGATCTTCGCGAGGGACCACATAAGAACAGCCCATTTAAGGACGAGGTCAGACTGACCTACATGAAGCTACTGTCCTTTAATGTCAGTTCTCGCATTGTGACGCCTGTTGTGCATGCTGTCCTTACAACTCTTGTAGGATTCAACACTCAATTGGAAGATCTTCCTGGGCATACATTCTCACAGCTgataagagaagaaaaaaacattgtgtCAACCATACATGCCACTGAGAACCTGGAAAACGCAAACCTTGCTACCCTCCACAGTGATGGAACAAGCAGAGACGGGAAAAAGGTGGTTGGATTTCAGGCCAACACAGCAAAACTGCGCACAGAAACGCTTGGAGTGCCACAGGTGCCAAGCGGAGAGTCGGCAGACCAACTCGATGCCTTCAAGTTCATTCTTGACAAGATGGCCAGCCTCACCAGTACACCAGAAAACAAAGTCCAAAAGTCCAAGGAGCTGCTGGCAAAGTTCAAGAACACAATGGCTGATGGCGCTTCCAGCCAAAAGATGTTCAATCGGCTTGTTGAGGCTTACAGAGCAGAAGTGCTGCCCGATGTCATTCAGAACTGGAGTGAGCTGGATGGGCCAACTAAAGAAAAGATGGCCACAATGAATCATATGTATTGTAATCTGCATGCCCTCATAGGGTTTGCGACATATGCAGACGAGGCCCTCCACAAACTTGAAGGTGTATGGCGGAAGTTAAAGGGGTCACCACTGGGTGTGGAGAGTCTGAAAGAGTTTCAGGACAAGGACGGCAACTACAGCTGGTCACATGCCGACTCTGCAACTCAAAGGCTCATACGCACAGCATGTGAAGCTTTCTGCCCCAATGGCAACCAACAGGCAGGCCGGATACTGGAGTTCCAGTTATACCTAAATGTCAGGCACCAAATGAAGCGGGACACTCGTATGCATTCGTTTGTTGCCAACCGTTTCAACATCCTGTTCGAATGTGCCGCAGGTGTTTACTACCACAGTAGTCACCTGCGGACCATGTTTGAGGAAGGGTACGTGAAAGCAGCAAACAAGCTGCTACGTGCAGTGTTGGCAGACCTGACCTGTGAACCTCTCCTGGCAGGTTGCAGAGCCTTGGGTATCATCTACGTCCACATCACAGAGCCGTACTGGAGGCTGGTCGAGAGAGTTGATGTCCACATTCTCGACCTCACCAAGTCCCTCCAAGCAGTACTGGTCCTGTTCGAGCAGTGGTCCAGAGATGCTACACCCCTTCTTCAGCCTGACCTGCCACCAATCTTCTCAACACCTACAGGCCCACTCACACCAATTCAAGATGAAATCTTCACAAGTTTGTATGCCGAAACAAGCGAAGAAATGGCATACCTCACAAAACAAGCACTGGAACTCATGATGTCCAATATCAGTGTGGTGATCAAGAGGCGGTTCAAAGACCAAACAGCTCTTGCCAACAGCGATGATCCGACTCTCAGGGCACAGACTGCTGATATGAATAAATCTAACAGAAGAGGGGAAAATGATTTCGGATATTGGGCCTACCTTCAGAAGGACAAACCGTCACTGGGTGGGATGGCGGCGGAAGGACAGCTTATGTTTAAGTTTAACTGCACTGCTGCCTGGCTCGATGCACTGGTCACAGAAGACCCAGTGAAGTACAAAGCTATTCTTCGGCAGGCCAGGAGGCAGAGGGCCGAGTGGCACAAGGCATACAAAGACCGAACGGGAGCCCTGCGGGAGAGACAGGAAGTGAAGCTGAGGGACAGTGCAGAACAACATGAAGCAAAACTCAGAAAGAACGAAGAAGCACTACAAGCACAAAGAAACCTGCTCCAGAAGCATGGTGGTCCTGTATCAGCTAAGACAACTTGCAGTGAATTCTTGAAACACATAGAATCACTTCCAGACAGGACACAGAACAACATCCTGAGGAAACAGATACAATACAGCAAGGCCATGAATGCAGAGTTGGCAAAATCACACAAGCAACTCTTCGTGTTGTCATCAAACGGCCACCCACATGACACTCCACAACTCAGGGCAAACCTTCAAGCCATAGTCTCTTCCCAAGGTTTCATCCCTGACACAGACCCTGGAACAGAACCACCTCCACAACGCCCTGCTGCACCTACATTCAGCAAGGAAGATGCAGAAGATGAGATTGACAGGATAAAGGCACAGTTTACTGCTAAGGTTGTACAAGTTCCAGATGTACGGGAGACTGTAAATGCTGCAGAGAAGAGAAATGACAAGGAGAATGAAACAGCAGGCCTGTCTGATGAGAGGGaagaagaaagagagagtgATGGAGAAGAGAGTGGAGAAGAGGAAGGAGACAGTGATGGGGAAGAGGAAAGAGAGAGTGATGGAGAAGAGAGTGGAGAAGAGGAAGGAGACAGTGATGGAGAAGAGAGTGAGGAAGTGgagagtgatgatgatgagagtgAGAAAGAAGTCTCTGAACATCCAATTGCTGTGGgaagtattgttgttgttgcgtATGAAGACGATTGGGCAGTGGGGGAAGTCACTAAGCTGGAGAACTCTGAGTTTTCTGTCAGTTTTATGACTCGGACGAGAAAGGAACTAGGCGTCCACGTCTTCTACTGGCCAGATCGTCCAACAACTTACCCagtggaaagaaagtttatccTGACGACCCTAACAGCAGATCGGCTTAAGCTTAAGGATGTATCGAACACCAGGAAAGCACTGATAAGAATAGAGGGATGGGAGGACATTCAGATGGAGTACACCTGTTACTACAACAGGTATTTCGCCAGACGACAACCCCGGGCAGCGAAACGACAGGCAGCAAAACCACGAGCAAAAAAGTCATCCtga